The Prunus persica cultivar Lovell chromosome G7, Prunus_persica_NCBIv2, whole genome shotgun sequence genome has a segment encoding these proteins:
- the LOC109950143 gene encoding uncharacterized protein LOC109950143: MRKSAALLLVLWLAMSVGTWGEDQNAENNDSWTGWARDKLTEGFGLKGGEAGSKPAERANKAAFVQKFLEGAIYSLEKHQTAKAEELMKGAMEYLYHDNTVKDKAAKLEEFMKEAIKYLEQDMIEKAENVVKGAVLYLKGDDEDNDEENGKRAKYLEKDEKEKVAAGVNKATLVDSFLEGALAYLEQHQVAKAIDIMQGIVLYVGQSDEIKDKAAAAEEMIQGALTYLQEDKLEKGTEMIREAAKYLENDEDYKAAIGKGKGAKYLEKGNAEIGLQKAQFVEEVLKGAMSYLQANHLVKAKDVIQGVQQFIAQDNTLKDKRATAEQLLSGAFGYLEQEKSGKAQKIIQEAIEYLENDEDVKEANKVFKEAEAKEAKLRGVKYLEKDEREKVAAGVNKATLVDSFLEGALAYLEQHQVAKAIDIMQGIVLYVGQSDEIKDKAAAAEEMIQGALTYLQEDKLEKGTEMIREAAKYLENDEDYKAAIGKGKGAKYLEKGNAEIGLQKAQFVEEVLKGAMSYLQANHLVKAKDVIQGVQQFIAQDNTLKDKRATAEQLLSGAFGYLEQEKSGKAQKIIQEAIEYLENDEDVKEANKVFKEAEAKEAKLRGVKYLEKDEKEKVAAGVNKATLVDSFLEGALAYLEQHQVAKAIDIMQGIVLYVGQSDEIKDKAAAAEEMIQGALTYLQEDKLEKGTEMIREAAKYLENDEDYKAAIGKGKGAKYLEKGNAEIGLQKAQFVEEVLKGAMSYLQANHLVKAKDVIQGVQQFIAQDNTLKDKRATAEQLLSGAFGYLEQEKSGKAQKIIQEAIDYLQNDEDVKAANKVFKEAEAKAAKVTGRKHPKTNNGAKHDGSEL, encoded by the exons aTGAGGAAGAGCGCAGCGTTGTTGCTGGTGCTATGGCTGGCTATGTCGGTGGGGACTTGGGGTGAGGATCAGAACGCCGAAAACAATGATTCATGGACTGGCTGGGCCCGTGACAAGCTCACAGA GGGATTTGGACTCAAAGGTGGGGAAGCAGGCTCTAAGCCCGCGGAAAGAGCGAACAAAGCAGCCTTCGTTCAGAAGTTTTTAGAAGGAGCTATATACTCTCTTGAAAAACATCAAACAGCCAAAGCTGAAGAGCTGATGAAAGGAGCTATGGAGTATCTTTATCATGATAACACAGTAAAAGATAAAGCAGCCAAACTTGAAGAGTTCATGAAAGAAGCTATCAAGTATCTTGAGCAAGATATGATAGAAAAAGCAGAAAACGTGGTGAAAGGCGCTGTGCTGTATCTTAAAGGCGATGACGAAGACAACGATGAAGAGAATGGGAAAAGAGCGAAATATCTTGAAAaggatgaaaaggagaaagtaGCAGCAGGAGTAAATAAAGCAACCCTTGTTGATTCGTTTCTGGAAGGAGCTTTAGCCTATCTTGAACAACACCAAGTGGCGAAAGCTATAGATATTATGCAGGGAATTGTACTGTATGTTGGTCAATCTGAcgaaataaaagataaagcaGCCGCTGCTGAAGAGATGATCCAAGGAGCTTTGACGTATCTTCAAGAAGACAAACTAGAGAAAGGTACGGAAATGATCCGTGAAGCTGCGAAGTATCTTGAAAATGACGAGGATTACAAAGCAGCAATTGGCAAGGGGAAAGGAGCGAAGTATCTTGAAAAAGGTAATGCAGAAATAGGATTACAGAAAGCACAGTTTGTTGAAGAGGTTCTAAAGGGAGCTATGTCCTATCTTCAAGCAAATCATTTGGTCAAAGCTAAAGACGTTATTCAAGGAGTGCAACAGTTTATTGCTCAGGATAATACATTAAAAGATAAACGTGCCACAGCTGAACAATTGCTCAGTGGAGCTTTTGGCTATCTTGAACAAGAGAAATCAGGGAAAGCGCAAAAAATAATCCAAGAAGCTATAGAGTATCTTGAAAACGACGAGGATGTCAAAGAAGCAAATAAAGTCTTTaaagaagcagaagctaaggAAGCTAAGTTGAGAGGGGTGAAGTATCTTGAAAAGGATGAAAGGGAGAAAGTAGCAGCAGGAGTAAATAAAGCAACCCTTGTTGATTCGTTTCTGGAAGGAGCTTTAGCCTATCTTGAACAACACCAAGTGGCGAAAGCTATAGATATTATGCAGGGAATTGTACTGTATGTTGGTCAATCTGAcgaaataaaagataaagcaGCCGCTGCTGAAGAGATGATCCAAGGAGCTTTGACGTATCTTCAAGAAGACAAACTAGAGAAAGGTACGGAAATGATCCGTGAAGCTGCGAAGTATCTTGAAAACGACGAGGATTACAAAGCAGCAATTGGCAAGGGGAAAGGAGCGAAGTATCTTGAAAAAGGTAATGCAGAAATAGGATTACAGAAAGCACAATTTGTTGAAGAGGTTCTAAAGGGAGCTATGTCCTATCTTCAAGCAAATCATTTGGTCAAAGCTAAAGACGTTATTCAAGGAGTGCAACAGTTTATTGCTCAGGATAATACATTAAAAGATAAACGTGCCACAGCTGAACAATTGCTCAGTGGAGCTTTTGGCTATCTTGAACAAGAGAAATCAGGGAAAGCGCAAAAAATAATCCAAGAAGCTATAGAGTATCTTGAAAACGACGAGGATGTCAAAGAAGCAAATAAAGTATTTaaagaagcagaagctaaggAAGCTAAGTTGAGAGGAGTGAAGTATCTTGAAAaggatgaaaaggagaaagtaGCAGCAGGAGTAAATAAAGCAACCCTTGTTGATTCGTTTCTGGAAGGTGCTTTAGCCTATCTTGAACAACACCAAGTGGCGAAAGCTATAGATATTATGCAGGGAATTGTACTGTATGTTGGTCAATCTGAcgaaataaaagataaagcaGCCGCTGCTGAAGAGATGATCCAAGGAGCTTTGACGTATCTTCAAGAAGACAAACTAGAGAAAGGTACGGAGATGATCCGTGAAGCTGCGAAGTATCTTGAAAACGACGAGGATTACAAAGCAGCAATTGGCAAGGGGAAAGGAGCGAAGTATCTTGAAAAAGGTAATGCAGAAATAGGATTACAGAAAGCACAGTTTGTTGAAGAGGTTCTAAAGGGAGCTATGTCCTATCTTCAAGCAAATCATTTGGTCAAAGCTAAAGACGTTATTCAAGGAGTGCAACAGTTTATTGCTCAGGATAATACATTAAAAGATAAACGTGCCACAGCTGAACAATTGCTCAGTGGAGCTTTTGGCTATCTTGAACAAGAGAAATCAGGGAAAGCGCAAAAAATAATCCAAGAAGCCATAGACTATCTTCAAAACGATGAGGATGTCAAAGCAGCAAATAAAGTCTTTaaagaagcagaagctaaggCAGCTAAGGTGACAGGAAGGAAGcatcctaaaacaaacaaTGGAGCTAAACATGATGGTTCAGAGCTCTAA
- the LOC18771038 gene encoding ATPase family AAA domain-containing protein 3C, protein MAASKISSCIAMAVAAAASVPALSNRAYADSPFRFNPFSSSSPSAAPTDQSSNAKSVPEAEEPRGSGMDPEALERAAKALRKINSSKYAKQVFDLMRKQEQTRLAESEAEKNHHQAIQAQSDIERQRKMAEEQRNIVQQQAQAKAQMLRYEDELARKRLQTDHEAQRQHNVELARMQEESSMRKERARQATEEQIQAQQRQTEKERAEIERETIRVKAIAEAEGRAHEAKLTEDHNRRMLIERMNGEKEKWLAAINTAFSHIEGGFRTLLTDRNKLVMTVGGATALAAGVYTTREGSRVIWGYINRILGQPSLIRESSIARFPGSEIISKAKNKVLNYSAGAAASGSLQGKNGLSNIVLHPSLQKRIELLARATANTKAHQAPFRNMMFYGPPGTGKTMVAREIARKSGLDYAMMTGGDVAPLGPQAVTKIHQIFDWAKKSNKGLLLFIDEADAFLCERNSTHMSESQRSALNALLFRTGDQSRDIVLVLATNRPGDLDSAITDRIDEVIEFPIPGEEERFKLLKLYLNKYLCDEGESSKSGIFVKKKPQKIEIRDFSDDLIREAARKTEGFSGREIAKLMASVQAAVYGRPDCVLDSQLFKEIVEYKVAEHHQRIKLAAEGGHPA, encoded by the exons ATGGCTGCCTCGAAAATATCTTCGTGCATAGCAATGGCGGTCGCCGCGGCGGCTTCCGTGCCCGCGCTCTCCAACCGCGCCTACGCCGACTCTCCCTTCCGTTTTAATCcattctcatcttcttctccttctgctGCGCCAACGGACCAGAGCTCTAATGCGAAATCGGTGCCTGAAGCTGAAGAGCCCAGAGGGTCGGGGATGGATCCCGAGGCTTTAGAACGAGCTGCCAAAGCTCTCCGGAAAATCAATTCCTCGAAATACGCCAAGCAG GTCTTTGATCTGATGAGGAAGCAGGAACAAACTCGCCTTGCTGAGTCAGAAGCAGAGAAGAATCATCATCAAGCAATACAAGCTCAAAGTGATATT GAAAGGCAGAGGAAAATGGCTGAGGAACAACGAAATATAGTGCAACAACAAGCACAAGCAAAGGCACAAATGCTTCGTTATGAAGATGAACTGGCTAGGAAAAGATTACAG ACAGATCATGAGGCCCAGAGGCAGCATAATGTTGAGTTGGCTAGGATGCAAGAAGAGTCCTCTATGCGAAAAGAGCGAGCAAGACAGGCTACTGAGGAGCAGATCCAAGCTCAGCAGCGTCAAACcgagaaagagagagctgAAATAGAACGAGAAACCATTAGAGTAAAGGCCATAGCAGAGGCTGAAGGTCGGGCCCATGAAGCAAAATTGACTGAGGACCATAACAGGAGAATGCTTATAGAGCGGATGAatggtgaaaaagaaaaatggcttGCTGCAATCAATACAGCTTTTAGTCACATTGAAG GGGGTTTTAGAACTTTGTTGACTGATAGGAATAAGTTGGTTATGACCGTTGGAGGTGCCACAGCACTGGCCGCAGGTGTTTATACGACTAG AGAAGGTTCTAGAGTTATATGGGGTTATATCAACCGGATACTGGGGCAGCCATCTCTGATTCGAGAATCATCCATTGCAAGATTTCCAGGTTCAGAGATAATATCTAAAGCAAAGAATAAAGTTTTAAATTATAGTGCTGGTGCTGCAGCATCTGGATCTCTGCAAGGCAAGAATGGTCTTTCAAATATCGTTCTCCATCCCTCGTTGCAGAAGAGAATAGAACTACTTGCTCGAGCTACAGCAAACACTAAGGCTCACCAGGCTCCCTTTCGCAACATGATGTTTTATGGCCCCCCTGGCACTGGTAAAACCATGGTTGCCAGAGAAATAGCTCGAAAATCG GGTTTGGATTATGCTATGATGACCGGAGGAGATGTTGCACCCTTAGGCCCACAGGCTGTTACTAAGATCCATCAGATATTTGATTGggcaaaaaaatcaaacaaaggtCTACTGCTTTTTATTGATGAGGCAGATGCTTTCCTATGCGA GCGTAACAGTACACACATGAGCGAATCTCAGCGTAGTGCTCTAAATGCATTGCTCTTCCGAACTGGAGATCAGTCAAGAGACATAGTTCTAGTACTTGCCACAAACAGGCCAGGTGATCTTGACAGTGCTATCACTGACCGCATAGATGAAGTGATTGAGTTCCCAATCCCTGGAGAGGAGGAACGATTTAAACTTTTGAAGCTCTATTTGAACAAATACCTTTGTGATGAAGGCGAAAGCTCTAAGTCAGGCATTTTTGTCAAGAAGAAGCCACAAAAAATAGAGATAAGGGATTTCTCTGATGATTTGATCCGAGAGGCTGCCCGTAAGACAGAAGGGTTCTCTGGCCGTGAGATAGCAAAACTCATGGCCAGTGTCCAAGCAGCTGTGTATGGGCGGCCAGACTGTGTATTGGATTCCCAATTGTTCAAGGAAATTGTAGAGTACAAAGTTGCAGAGCACCACCAAAGAATAAAACTAGCTGCTGAAGGTGGTCATCCAGCGTAG